In Candidatus Cloacimonadota bacterium, the following are encoded in one genomic region:
- a CDS encoding M20/M25/M40 family metallo-hydrolase: MTKRFSLTVLLITLIITLFGVDANYLISVDVANACNRTILREFDLQIYHISGDNLIAGISDLNKISRSDVSWKLIDENPWSDKYYIISDKKGKKIELDATLGKEIYRDENIMIIKTTELSVEQITIIPYSITEMFPIPINYRYERVYPSLRTEIQTERTVVNDLLTEINPDSLGYFIQSLEDFGTRYCFAANRDQVANWIKNEFIRFGYTDVVIDSFYQNNVWHKNVVATIEGTLNPEQIVIIGGHHDAITYTNPYVNAPGADDNASGSGAALEIARALKAINYQPETTIRFITFAAEEVGLWGSHHYAQAAFDQGMNIKIMLNNDMIAHTTYPPDNWSIVIYEYSGFENEANFSRQVLQQFTNLTPVTGYNSPSSDSYPFWTRGFPPIFFIETDFNPYYHTVNDLFIHLNMDYAIETVKATAAIAVLINSVPDIPEDFLARDAGNGSELILEWSPVESTVIDYYQIGVGLSTGSYTSFYETEDTSLTLSGLTEGVTYYVGLSAVGASGYASAMVETTGTPRSVPLAPVGLFDMPLSDRIILNWSPNMEADLAGYRLYRSEQEGELGVQINQELLTENSYIDIDVEAGIYYYYTLKAVDETNNESEPSEQVRSRIVTMDQGVLIVADTPDGNGSFQNPTLASVTSFYNQILTGYYPDIYPLWSEYRVKLADLGAYSTIVWHKNNVAVSTYDDEIINVIKQFLDLGGNILFSTYFPGNLFGNSNVYPNNFSQGNFIFDYLKINQVNMISSARFKSANSTVSNYPELIIDEDKAPAGFNYHIFNVESITPANQGTEIYSYHSDFPDGSPEASMNGLPVGIEYIGNDYKVITLSFPLYYIDQQDARDFISYVMNEKFFEPVSVEDDVVIPITDKEFYLYGNYPNPFNPETVIKFYLQRESIVTLAVYNLKGQRVRVLIDDKVGVGEHLAVWNGKDDHNREVASGIYFYQLTTEFGQDIKKMLLMK; the protein is encoded by the coding sequence ATGACAAAGCGTTTTTCTTTAACAGTATTACTAATTACTCTGATCATTACTCTTTTTGGAGTTGATGCAAATTACCTGATCAGCGTTGATGTTGCCAATGCCTGCAACAGAACTATTTTACGTGAGTTTGATCTGCAGATCTATCACATATCAGGAGATAATCTAATTGCTGGTATCTCTGATCTAAACAAGATATCACGTTCAGATGTTTCATGGAAGCTGATTGATGAGAATCCATGGTCAGATAAATATTACATTATCTCTGATAAAAAGGGAAAAAAGATAGAATTGGATGCAACTTTAGGAAAAGAGATCTATCGAGATGAAAATATAATGATCATCAAAACAACGGAGTTATCAGTAGAGCAGATTACTATTATCCCTTACTCGATCACAGAGATGTTTCCTATTCCGATAAATTACCGTTATGAGAGGGTCTATCCTTCATTGAGGACAGAAATCCAAACTGAAAGAACAGTAGTTAATGATCTATTAACTGAGATAAATCCCGATAGCTTGGGTTACTTTATTCAGAGTCTGGAGGATTTTGGAACAAGATATTGTTTTGCTGCTAACCGTGATCAGGTAGCAAATTGGATCAAAAACGAGTTTATAAGATTTGGATATACCGATGTCGTTATTGATTCTTTTTATCAAAACAATGTTTGGCATAAGAATGTAGTAGCAACGATAGAAGGAACCTTAAATCCGGAACAGATTGTTATTATTGGTGGTCATCATGATGCCATTACTTATACTAATCCATATGTTAATGCACCCGGTGCAGATGATAATGCTTCCGGTTCTGGTGCTGCTCTGGAGATAGCCCGGGCTCTGAAGGCGATAAACTATCAACCCGAAACGACTATTAGATTCATTACTTTCGCTGCTGAAGAGGTCGGTTTGTGGGGTAGCCATCACTATGCGCAAGCTGCTTTTGATCAGGGAATGAACATCAAAATTATGCTTAATAATGATATGATCGCTCATACAACCTATCCTCCCGATAATTGGTCTATTGTGATTTATGAATACTCTGGTTTTGAAAATGAAGCAAATTTTTCCAGACAGGTATTACAGCAGTTTACCAATTTAACTCCAGTAACAGGATACAACTCTCCTTCTTCAGATAGTTATCCTTTTTGGACAAGAGGATTTCCTCCTATTTTCTTTATTGAGACAGATTTCAATCCCTATTATCATACAGTAAACGATCTTTTCATTCATCTCAATATGGACTATGCTATCGAGACGGTTAAAGCTACAGCTGCTATAGCAGTTCTCATAAACTCAGTTCCCGACATACCAGAAGATTTTTTAGCAAGAGATGCCGGTAACGGTTCTGAGCTCATTTTAGAATGGTCTCCTGTTGAATCTACTGTCATTGACTATTATCAAATAGGAGTCGGTTTGAGTACTGGGAGTTATACCTCTTTTTATGAGACTGAGGATACTTCACTGACACTATCAGGCCTCACAGAAGGGGTGACATATTATGTAGGTCTTAGTGCAGTAGGTGCTTCGGGATATGCCAGTGCGATGGTCGAAACGACGGGTACTCCAAGATCTGTACCATTAGCTCCGGTAGGGCTATTTGATATGCCTCTATCTGACAGAATAATTTTGAACTGGTCTCCCAATATGGAAGCAGATCTAGCTGGTTATAGGTTATACCGTTCCGAGCAGGAAGGGGAGTTGGGAGTTCAGATCAATCAAGAACTATTAACTGAAAACTCGTATATTGATATCGATGTTGAAGCAGGTATTTATTATTACTATACTCTCAAAGCAGTAGATGAAACTAACAATGAAAGTGAACCATCCGAGCAAGTTAGGTCGAGAATCGTCACTATGGATCAGGGTGTATTAATAGTTGCCGATACACCTGACGGTAACGGAAGCTTTCAAAATCCTACTCTGGCTAGTGTAACAAGCTTCTATAATCAAATTCTGACAGGATACTATCCGGATATCTATCCCTTATGGTCTGAATATCGAGTCAAATTAGCCGATCTGGGTGCCTATTCGACAATAGTCTGGCATAAAAATAATGTTGCAGTTTCTACTTACGATGATGAGATAATCAACGTTATCAAACAGTTTCTTGATCTCGGTGGCAATATTCTTTTCTCTACCTACTTTCCCGGAAACCTTTTTGGTAACTCCAACGTCTATCCAAACAACTTTAGTCAGGGGAATTTTATTTTCGATTACCTAAAAATAAATCAAGTAAACATGATCAGTTCGGCAAGGTTTAAGTCTGCTAATTCGACTGTTTCTAACTATCCTGAGTTGATAATTGATGAAGATAAAGCTCCTGCCGGTTTTAACTATCATATTTTCAATGTTGAGAGCATTACACCTGCAAATCAGGGCACTGAGATATACAGCTATCATTCCGATTTTCCGGATGGAAGCCCTGAAGCTTCGATGAACGGTTTACCGGTAGGTATCGAATATATCGGGAATGATTACAAGGTCATCACTTTGAGTTTTCCTCTCTATTACATTGATCAGCAAGATGCTCGTGATTTCATCTCTTATGTAATGAATGAGAAATTCTTTGAGCCGGTCAGTGTAGAAGATGATGTTGTTATTCCCATCACCGATAAAGAGTTCTATTTATATGGCAACTATCCGAATCCCTTCAACCCTGAAACTGTCATCAAGTTCTATTTACAGCGAGAATCAATTGTTACTCTTGCAGTCTATAATCTTAAAGGACAAAGAGTTAGGGTGCTAATTGATGATAAAGTGGGAGTGGGTGAACACTTAGCTGTCTGGAATGGTAAAGACGATCATAATCGGGAAGTAGCGAGTGGGATCTATTTTTACCAATTAACAACGGAGTTTGGTCAAGATATCAAGAAGATGCTTCTGATGAAATAA